The DNA window aacatcagaaatttcccatcaaatctcattttgaataaaattgaattctctacaactttgtctctcacatgccaaggccagaaatgcaccatttgggagatatgagccaaaacattacaggtccttctaaaggatcgcaaaaagtcatttttctcaaagctcataacatgaacatggaagactcaattgagatgaaaccaaaagtatCCTTTAagggactctttgagctttctaaaaagtatgagaacaccttcatatgattaaaaatgagggagTTACGCGTTCCACAAGTTGGCTAAAAATCAAGAAgcgcatgaaaccctaattgcataTTCTTGGGTTTTTAAACTTTTGGGCCCaggttttggacttcaaacatcTTCATGACATTAATAGGGGACCCATAAGATTGCTCTCATATTTTATgacctttatttaatttatttgggtTTTTATGCATTAAAAAGctaaattaattaagtaaaatcataaaaataataagataaattaTATGGGCTCACATTTAATCATTCAATGGTCCAAATATCATCATATAGAAGGCCAAATTCGTTCAAGAAAGATTGAAAAGGAGATTGGTCAATTATAGGAAGAtttcatacaaaataaaaccaaaattttctaatattttcaatcatcaatcaaatgATTTCTTTCCCAAAGTTTCAACCCTAATTTATCCCACTATATAATCACAACAAACTCAGCACATTAGGACACGAATTCTTGACGAAAAAATAGGAGGAGGAGGTTAGGGTTTTAACGTGAAACATATTCAAGAATAAGGGCATAGTAAAAAACAAGGTTGCAGCAAATTTGAACGATTTACATTCAGCCTATCAGTTCCCTGAGATTCCCAAGAGTTCACTCACGGTGTGGAACAAAGCCAATCACGCCCAGAATTTGTGCACTACCTCCACCGTAGGTAAGCTTCTCCAAAGCTCAAAGCAATAGTTTTATGTCTTATTAATGTGTTTTGTGTGTATGTTTGTGTTCAGGAGAACAATTAGAACAGGTCTTTCTCATTACATGCGAAGTTACATGTAAGAACACGGTGACACCATTACTAGGGCATCAAGGATGCAAAGTTTCGAATTCGTAGCTACTGTTCGTTTCAGGACGAATAAGCACCACCACTGAAATTGTAGCACGATAATTAGTGGATCTAGGTAATTACTATTCTCGGTAGCTTTGAGTTTTGCAGGTTTTGATTCTCCCAGAATTTGCTACGAACATGAGTTGCAGAATTCATAGCGGAATCCGGGAAAATTCGCAGCTAAATGAAtaaggaagatgatgaatagtaattGAGACATTTGATAACGCGTGGAAGGCCATCAATGGCCAGTCAACAACTTTGATCCTTTCTCTCTCTCTGATAGCGCGTGGAGGAATACTATAGGCCAGTCAAAGAATCAACGTTCTCTCTCCCTCATCCATTGGTTGCAGCGTGATCACAAGGGGGCCCACACTTaacttttattttgaattttgaatttctcatTTGAattatactttgtatatatcattTGATTTTTGGCTTAATATATGACTTAACACACAGCACAAGCGGCCATGCGTAACCTTTGGCAAGCCCAGGATACCCAGTTCGATCCAGGCAGAAGACAAGTTTTTTCTCTCAATTTAAACGCGCAGATCCAGTGTGCTCAGGCTGCGCGCGTCTACAGCGCACCCTCTCATCAACACCAATGGATCTCCTCAGACCAAGATCCAAGGGCTACACAACCTGCAAGCCTACCGTGGACACCCAACGGACAGCCACACAGGATCCTATACGCCCAGGTTTTTaaatccttttcttttttctttttttgttgttgtttgtttttatttttctcatatttttctTCTAATTAAACCTTTTTTTATCAATCCTTTTAAAAACTCTtggttttttttaataacaacaaatttatttatagaattagattttttaatttaataattaaattaggttttaggtttaataattttaactaattttggtttaatatttaattttaggttaaataatttttattaattaggtttataattaaTCCTAGGTTCGTAAATTACTCTAAAAAATCATAACTTAGTAAGTGTTGCCCATTAACGGTAGGGTTGGTGTTTTCTCCATTAggctaacattttatttttaggctTGTTAAAACTAATCATAAACATAATTTTAGGTTTTCCCTTTAACTTGTAAGATTTAAGGTTTATCACCacaaatttgttttcaaaaacttaaaattcaattcacgattctcttctcatctccaaACTCTTGAATGTCGCATGTTTGTTTAAATTTCGTCTTTTATTAAATTATgctgttatttaattatttatttaattatttaatttctgttatttaaattctagaagctGTATAGGTTGCAAATCTTcgaatgtaatagtaattaggatttaatttctgTTTTCCGCATCCCCCGGTTTTTATTATGTATTCCCCaaccccgaagccatgtaatagcgtaggatttaaatTCCGTACTTTATTTTTCCGTAAATATATtctctgcgtggttagtaaaatagggagtgacaagattaatTAACTGAATGATAGCTCACCTTAATCAAGATATCATAACTGAATTCaaaccacgtgattgctgcacacactcacctttagggtacccctCTTATTGCCTATTGCCTTTGAtttcgattaaatagtcaagtcccttcgagcgtagggataccttagcttgctgccttcgattcaaaaatcaccacgtccctccgataaaagatcatagtcccttcgagttgcctacgataaatatgatctcgtccctcgattaaatggtgatagtcccttcgaatgctaaggtatccttactgttgccttaaaagactattatatccttcccttagactatctgccctctttatggcaagggacaatcttgtggtgaacgattactctcgatgacccttcgatgacccgcacatccaattgaaagacttcctgccctctcatggtgtggatagatcctttcgcccgaaaagcttaaagaacacgaaagacaaacttagggtaggtagttcttaattgcttgctcacattcaattcaactttcaaattaattttcacacctctctttcaaaaacattttcaaaacaaggctacgcttacttacaagctaaagtccttaacgaaatctttttactattcacacacgacacttttcaaacagttcaaacaaacaagtgagctaagcaattaagagcccatggataaccatggatgcaaagggtgccttacacacaccttccctttgtataacctacccccgaactcaaaatctttcaaaggtctttcctgttcttttagcctttcctaatttggataaaataaaagtcggtggcgattcttgcttaccgtacattccgataaagtcagttcactgtattatAGTGGAGAATTTACATCAACAACTTTCAATGAATTTTGTAGTGCACAAGGGATAAAAAGACACTTAACTGCAGCTTACACACCTCAGCAGAATGGAGtatctgaaaggaaaaataggactATTTTGAACATGGTCAGGAGCATGATGTCAGCTAGAAGTGTTCCCAAGAGATTTTGGCCTGAAGCTGTAAACTGGGCCACTTATGTCATGAACAGATGTCCTACCTTTGCTGTGAAGAACATGACTCCAGAAGAAGCATGGAGTGGTATAAAACCCTCAGTCCATCATTTCAAGGTGTTTGGTTGTCTGGCACATGTACATATTCCAGATGTGCAGAGAAAGAAATTGGATGGGAAGAGTACAAAGTGCATTCTCCTTGGTGTTAGCGAAGAATCCAGGCTTACAAATTGTACAATCCAACTGAAAGAAAGATCATCATCAGCAGAGATGTTGTGTTTGAAGAACATAAGAGCCGGGACTGGGGAAACAAAGGTAACAGCAGGGGAGAAAATCAGATTGCTGACAATGAAGTAGAGCAAATTAGTGAGGCACTAGATAGCCAAGATGAGATTGAAGCTGTTAATGAAACTGGTGGAAACAATGGTGCAGATGACAACATTACAGAAGAAGGACAAGAAGCTGGAGAAGAACACAGTGACAGTGACAGTGTGGAAGAAAGGCCTGCGAGGACAAGACAACCACCTAGTTACCTCAGAGATTATGTCACAGAAGATCAACATGATTCAATGCAAAGCCTTGCCCTATTTAGCTCTAAAGAAGATCCTGATACTTATGATGAAGATGTAAAACATGAAGTATGGAGAAAAGCAACGGAGTCAGAAATTGATTCAATTCAAAGGAATGACACTTGGGTATTAACTAAACTTCCACAAGGTATAAAATCTATTGGGGTGAAGTGGATTTTCAAGACAAAATATAATGAGGAGGGAAAAATTGAGAAGCACAAGGCTAGGCTTGTAGCAAAGGGATATGCTCAAAGATATGGCATTGACTTTAATGAAGTATTTGCTCCTGTGGCCAGGTGGGATACCATAAGAACTATACTCTCTCTAGCTGCTTTCAAGAGTTGGAGTGTTTTTCAATTAGATGTTAAAAGTGCATTCTTGCATGGTGAACTAATTGAAGATGTGTATGTAGATCAACCCTTGGGTTTTGAAACAAAGAATAGGAATTAGGTGTACAAGCTCAAGAAGGCattatatggattaaaacaagcccctagggcttggtacAGCAAGATAGAGTCTTATTTTATCATTGAAAAATTCATGAAGTGTTCTCATGAACACACACTGTTTGTTAAGTGTGAAGGAAAAAACAAGATTCTAATTGTTAGCCTATATGTAGATGACTTAATCTACACTGGAAACAATGAACAAATGATGAAACAATTCAAGGAATCTATGAAGGAGATATTTGCCATGACTGACTTAGGCAAAATGAAGTATTTCTTGGGGGTTGAAGTGAATCAGACCCAACAAGGAATCTTCATTCATCAACACAGATATGCCTCTGAGATACTGAGCAGATTTGGAATGACTGATTGTAACAAGGTTTGCAGCCCAATGGTGCCTGGATGTAAACTTATCAAAGATGAACATGGAAAGCCTACTGATGCCACCTACTACAAACAGATGATTGGTTGTCTGATGTATCTATTGGCAACTAGACCAGACATGGCTTTCTCAGTATGTCTTGCTGCAAGGTACATGGAAAGGCCCACTGAATTACATGTAGCTGCTATCAAGAGGATTTTGAGATACTTAAAAGGCACTATGAGTTATGGAATTTTGTACAAGCACAGTGATGATGGAAATTTGAAATTGGTAGGATGGACAGActctgactatgctggagattaTGATGATAGGAGAAGCACATCAGGCTATGTCTTTACTATAGGATCAGGAGCTATATCATGGTGTTCTAAAAAACAGCCCATAGTTACTCTGTCAACCACTGAGGCAGAATTTGTGGCAGCTGCTTCTTGTGCATGTCAAAGTGTGTGGTTGAGAGCTATAATGAAGCAATTGCAGCAAGAACAAACTGGGAACACGATTGTGTACTGTGACAATAGTTCATCCATAAAGTTATCAAAGAATCCAGTCATGCATGGGAGGTCTAAACACATTGATGTGAGATACCACTTCCTTAGAGAATTAAGCAGGGATGAAATTGTAGAACTGAAGCATTGCAAATCTGAAGAGCAACTTGCAGACATCATGACCAAGGCTCTAAAGCTGGAAACATTCTGCAGATTAAGGGAGGGACTTGGAATGTGTGATATTAGTTCCCTTATGTAATTTTACTTACTGTTGTATCTTCTTTTTCTTGTTTGTTGTTTTAGTTGATATCTGTTGTGATATTCAACTTAAGGGAGGGTTTGTTGGGCTTAAAGGCCAATTGACTGGGCCTCTGTGATTTAGCTATTGCATCCTATTGTACTTGTGTATATAAGGCATTGACCTATGAAATGAGAAGCTAATCACCACCTTTACCCTAACAAATAAAGCCACAATTTCTTACTTATTTTAACTCCTTGAAATTGATGCTATTCCAAACAAAAGCAAATAACCTTATGTGCTCTTTCTATCATCTTGATCATCACTCCAATATGAGTTAGAATAACCATAAACGTTTTCCTCCATTCTAGTGTTTTGTTGATGTGGCATAAGTATTTCATGGTCTGTTGTTCCTCTAATGTATCTCAAGATTCTCTTTGATGCAAATAGATGAAAAACCTTGGATTTCCATAAATTTGCTAACCAATCCCACTAGTTTCATTGAGTTACCACTAGTTTTAGTATTTTATACAAAAATCACAATTATCGATACAATTGATATTGAAATTTGTATGAGTGAAGTTAAGGTACAAGAACCATAGTTTtggattattattttttattattaagaaaatcaagTATTTTTACATTTTTGCGTAAGAAGTACTTAttactaggggtgttcgcggtgcggtttggttcggttttgagcataaaagtcatcctaaccgcgagataaaaatgcatgcggttcggtttggttcggttgatttttaataagtcatccaatccaaaccaaaccaaaccaatgcggttaggatcggttcggttgattgcggtttacactataaaataaaaatgtactgagataaaaggaaaaaagaaagaattcaatgccaatataatatatgatattataccatacaaaagaaattatattataagaacagtagagaactaaaaatatattataaatgaaatacatatattagacagtagacaattacatatatatgtagctcaataaaatacaaaaactaagttgattatgccaaaacttaagttaataaattaattattaaaattcaaaacgtgaGGTGTGGCTTTATGCAATTAGATTTGGAAAGATAATAACTTAACTATTAATattcaaaacttaagttaaacatgcggtttggttcggtttggttcggttttgtaaaatacaaaccgcaaaccaaaccgaaccgcgcggTTCAGTCCAAAACtcatccaaaatcatccaaaccaaatgcggttttttgcggtttcggtttggattggttcgatttgcggttttgcttttggattggttcggatacgatcacccctactTATTACATAGTCTTAGATAAGTATCAATAGGATAAAAAATGATACTTGATTACTAGTCTCTAAGGACGGTAACTCTTTATAATTACTTCAATATTGTTGTATGCTTATATCCTTTTGGATCCCTCCAAGCTAGTATTGACTGTAATTGGTTCTCCATAAGGGATGTCAAATATAAGCTTGAGGTGGATTGACAAAGCCATAATATAGAAAGTAGTTGCGAATGGTATGCCAAGAATGCAATTGTAAACACTTTT is part of the Vicia villosa cultivar HV-30 ecotype Madison, WI linkage group LG2, Vvil1.0, whole genome shotgun sequence genome and encodes:
- the LOC131648727 gene encoding uncharacterized mitochondrial protein AtMg00810-like, which encodes MKCSHEHTLFVKCEGKNKILIVSLYVDDLIYTGNNEQMMKQFKESMKEIFAMTDLGKMKYFLGVEVNQTQQGIFIHQHRYASEILSRFGMTDCNKVCSPMVPGCKLIKDEHGKPTDATYYKQMIGCLMYLLATRPDMAFSVCLAARYMERPTELHVAAIKRILRYLKGTMSYGILYKHSDDGNLKLVGWTDSDYAGDYDDRRSTSGYVFTIGSGAISWCSKKQPIVTLSTTEAEFVAAASCACQSVWLRAIMKQLQQEQTGNTIVYCDNSSSIKLSKNPVMHGRSKHIDVRYHFLRELSRDEIVELKHCKSEEQLADIMTKALKLETFCRLREGLGMCDISSLM